A genome region from Lactobacillus sp. ESL0791 includes the following:
- a CDS encoding glycoside hydrolase family 73 protein: protein MAKKRKRKNHQTAHIIIRTFIILFLLLIAFIGFRYYRRQALQAEQIRQEQLARQEAREKIIRQHKAFIKKIGPIAKEVDKFYDLLPSITIAQACLESDYGQSDLSQKYNNLFGVKGTNPNTSAVLVTKEYVKGEWHQVKARFQIYDSYEASIRAHAELFQKGTSWNAQQYSHVLKSKNYQEQAKALVTDGYATDPNYADKLINLIEQYHLDKYDK, encoded by the coding sequence ATGGCTAAAAAGCGTAAACGTAAAAATCATCAAACCGCGCATATCATCATTCGGACCTTTATCATTTTATTTTTGCTGCTGATTGCCTTTATTGGTTTTCGGTATTACCGCCGGCAGGCACTTCAGGCGGAGCAGATCCGGCAGGAACAGCTGGCAAGGCAAGAAGCTCGTGAAAAAATCATTCGCCAGCATAAGGCTTTTATTAAAAAAATCGGGCCGATTGCGAAAGAAGTTGACAAGTTTTATGACTTGCTTCCCAGCATCACAATTGCCCAGGCCTGTCTGGAAAGTGATTATGGGCAAAGTGATCTGTCGCAGAAATACAATAATTTATTTGGGGTCAAAGGCACTAATCCCAATACTTCGGCCGTTTTAGTAACCAAGGAGTACGTCAAGGGCGAGTGGCATCAAGTCAAGGCGCGGTTTCAGATTTATGATTCATACGAAGCGTCAATTCGGGCCCATGCGGAACTTTTTCAGAAAGGGACCAGCTGGAATGCCCAGCAGTATAGCCATGTCTTAAAGTCGAAAAATTACCAGGAGCAGGCCAAAGCACTGGTGACGGACGGCTATGCGACCGATCCTAATTATGCGGATAAATTGATTAATTTAATTGAGCAATATCACCTTGATAAATATGATAAGTAG
- a CDS encoding SprT family protein: MDEKQANLQSMVERLSWIGFDSPFTGQVKFNKQLTTTAGYYYPRDHHLEINERLFTEEYDDVVIRVILHLLVHYHLDLAGQDYRDRSAAFKEELQRVQGLGCYTEVYNVQIIESLYYCPQCDLYYSRMLRSRNRYYRCSNCRKKLQPVKNCQIKAK; the protein is encoded by the coding sequence ATGGATGAAAAACAAGCTAATTTGCAATCAATGGTAGAACGACTTTCCTGGATCGGTTTTGATAGTCCTTTTACTGGCCAGGTTAAATTTAACAAGCAACTGACGACTACCGCGGGTTATTATTATCCGCGGGATCATCATCTTGAAATTAATGAACGCCTTTTTACTGAAGAATATGATGACGTTGTAATCAGAGTAATTCTTCATCTTTTGGTTCATTATCATTTGGATTTGGCTGGTCAGGATTATCGGGACCGAAGTGCAGCATTTAAGGAAGAACTTCAAAGAGTTCAAGGCCTTGGCTGCTATACCGAAGTTTATAACGTTCAAATTATCGAGTCGCTATACTACTGTCCGCAATGCGATCTTTATTATTCGCGCATGCTCCGATCGAGAAATCGTTACTATCGCTGCAGTAACTGTCGTAAAAAGTTGCAGCCAGTTAAAAATTGTCAAATTAAAGCAAAATGA
- a CDS encoding oligosaccharide flippase family protein has translation MKRTFLNILYNAVYQIFLVLVPLITVPYLARVLGPRTYGIYSNVNNIIQFLMIFCTLSVSYIGMRTISQTRAYGNHKDLTAAFWGLWYFQGIAGIVTIAIVVLAASLFHFKYWNYLLLMVPYLISAQVDISWFFQGLADFGRVVLKNTAVKLVSVVLILLWVKNTEDLWKYLLIMSVSTMLGSFVFWFDIHRYVGRPVWHFYRYRTTIVEIITLLIPQIATQIYTSLDKPILGLFQNSTQVAYYDNSQRISNMVLGIVTSISLVIMPKMASEGKKEQRVVLKKSLEATIMLGTLFAVIIMANTKQFVPFFFGSKFIPMTPLMFFFTLTIIVIPTGGVFANQFALANHRDKDYAIPVIVGAVLEVILSYFLDQYYGAAGAMVAILLTEAVVLLLRLWIVRDGYDFKYSFQDIPKYFIIAAITLLIGMIMPNLVASVFINMVIKSIVMLVIYLGLMFMMKLDFNQDIIQLLQKFFKRG, from the coding sequence GTGAAGCGAACCTTTTTAAACATTTTATATAACGCGGTTTACCAAATATTTTTGGTATTAGTGCCGCTAATCACGGTGCCGTATTTGGCACGTGTTTTAGGGCCTAGAACCTATGGTATTTACAGTAATGTCAATAACATTATTCAATTTCTGATGATTTTTTGTACGCTATCGGTTTCTTATATTGGTATGCGCACGATCTCGCAGACACGTGCTTACGGGAACCATAAGGATTTGACTGCAGCTTTTTGGGGTTTGTGGTATTTTCAAGGCATTGCCGGGATTGTAACGATTGCTATCGTTGTCCTGGCTGCCAGCCTGTTTCATTTTAAATATTGGAATTACCTGCTGTTAATGGTACCGTATCTGATTTCTGCTCAAGTAGATATTTCCTGGTTTTTTCAGGGGCTGGCCGATTTCGGCCGGGTGGTCTTGAAAAATACGGCGGTCAAGCTGGTTTCGGTAGTCCTGATTTTGCTGTGGGTAAAAAATACCGAGGATCTGTGGAAATACTTACTAATCATGTCGGTTTCGACAATGCTGGGCTCGTTTGTTTTTTGGTTTGATATCCACCGCTATGTCGGTCGTCCCGTTTGGCATTTTTACCGCTACCGAACCACCATTGTGGAGATTATCACGCTGTTAATCCCGCAGATCGCAACCCAGATCTATACATCGTTAGATAAACCAATATTAGGCCTGTTTCAGAATTCGACCCAGGTCGCTTACTACGATAATTCGCAGCGGATTTCCAATATGGTTCTGGGGATTGTGACCAGCATTTCCTTGGTGATCATGCCGAAAATGGCGAGTGAAGGCAAGAAGGAGCAGCGGGTTGTCTTGAAAAAATCACTAGAGGCAACCATCATGCTGGGAACACTGTTTGCGGTCATCATTATGGCTAATACTAAGCAGTTTGTGCCGTTCTTTTTTGGCAGCAAGTTTATCCCGATGACGCCGCTAATGTTTTTCTTTACCCTAACGATTATTGTCATTCCAACCGGTGGTGTTTTTGCTAATCAGTTTGCCTTGGCCAATCACCGCGACAAGGATTATGCGATTCCGGTGATTGTTGGCGCGGTTTTAGAAGTGATCTTGAGCTACTTTCTTGATCAGTACTATGGTGCGGCCGGTGCAATGGTGGCAATTTTATTGACGGAAGCTGTGGTTTTGCTGCTGCGGTTGTGGATTGTGCGGGACGGCTATGATTTTAAATATTCCTTCCAGGATATTCCCAAATATTTTATTATTGCTGCAATTACCCTTCTTATCGGGATGATAATGCCTAATCTGGTTGCGTCAGTTTTCATTAATATGGTAATAAAATCGATCGTTATGCTGGTTATTTATCTTGGCTTAATGTTCATGATGAAACTTGATTTTAACCAGGATATTATTCAACTGCTCCAAAAATTTTTTAAGCGAGGTTAA
- the ligA gene encoding NAD-dependent DNA ligase LigA: MADLTLNEAKPEVAALRKELNKWADAYYSKDAPEVEDSTYDQKYNRLLELEQKFPELVTPDSITQKVGGQVDTEFTKVEHPLPMLSMGDVFSKDELREFDQRVQKAVGHSVAYNVELKIDGLSIALEYTSGRLTRASTRGNGYVGEDVTANALYIKDIPQKLPQPLTIEVRGECYMGKEAFAKLNQERDDGGLPTFANPRNAAAGSLRQLDAKVTKRRHLSTFIYTWVQPPEEITGQHQAIAKMHDLGFHVNETGRRIKSLDEIFSFIDDYTAKRDSLSYGIDGIVLKVDDLNLQQELGNTVKVPRWEIAYKFPPEEQETVVHEIKWTVGRTGVVTPTAVMDPVQLAGTTVSHAVLHNADLLKEKDVRIGDTVKLHKAGDIIPEISKVVLSKRPKDSQPYQIPEVCPSCGQKLVRIEGEVALRCVNPSCPAQVEEEITHFASRPAMDIDGLGPKIVRQLLQNDLVHNVADLYHLQADDLAKLAHFQEKSINNLLTAITKSKQNSLELLLTGLGIDHVGAKVARLLAQKFKNMAKIMEADVQEITAIATIGMTIAESLTTYFAQPEVIKLIQELQDSGLNMDYLGADEPAEIAANFFKGKTVVLTGKLAHYSRSEFTKKLQALGAKVTGSVSSKTDYVVYGEDAGSKLTKAENLGVPRLTEEEAIAKIE; the protein is encoded by the coding sequence ATGGCAGACCTAACATTAAATGAAGCTAAACCAGAAGTTGCTGCACTCAGAAAAGAACTTAACAAATGGGCTGATGCCTATTATTCAAAGGATGCACCGGAAGTTGAGGACAGTACCTATGACCAAAAATATAATCGTCTCTTGGAGCTGGAGCAGAAGTTTCCAGAACTGGTTACACCAGATTCAATCACGCAAAAAGTAGGCGGTCAGGTTGATACTGAATTTACCAAAGTTGAACATCCGCTTCCGATGTTGTCGATGGGGGATGTTTTTTCTAAAGATGAACTGCGGGAATTTGATCAGCGGGTGCAAAAAGCGGTCGGCCATTCGGTTGCCTATAACGTTGAGCTGAAAATTGACGGCCTGTCAATTGCGCTTGAATACACTAGCGGCCGCCTAACGCGGGCGTCGACCCGGGGCAATGGCTATGTCGGCGAGGATGTGACAGCGAATGCCCTCTATATCAAGGATATTCCGCAAAAATTGCCGCAGCCATTAACAATTGAGGTGCGCGGTGAGTGTTATATGGGTAAAGAAGCCTTTGCCAAGCTCAATCAGGAACGTGATGATGGGGGACTGCCAACCTTTGCTAATCCGCGTAACGCAGCTGCCGGTTCACTGCGTCAGCTTGATGCCAAGGTGACTAAAAGGCGGCATCTGAGTACTTTTATTTATACTTGGGTGCAGCCGCCGGAAGAGATTACCGGTCAGCACCAGGCAATCGCTAAAATGCATGATCTTGGCTTTCATGTTAATGAAACCGGCCGCAGGATTAAGAGTTTAGACGAAATTTTTTCTTTTATTGATGACTACACGGCTAAAAGGGACAGTCTGAGTTACGGCATTGATGGGATTGTGTTGAAGGTCGATGACCTAAACCTGCAGCAAGAACTTGGCAACACTGTTAAGGTGCCGCGCTGGGAAATTGCCTATAAATTTCCGCCGGAAGAGCAGGAAACAGTGGTTCACGAGATTAAATGGACAGTCGGCCGAACCGGTGTGGTGACGCCAACGGCGGTGATGGATCCGGTTCAGCTTGCTGGCACTACCGTGTCGCATGCGGTTCTGCATAATGCAGACTTATTAAAAGAAAAAGATGTCCGAATCGGGGACACGGTTAAGCTGCACAAGGCCGGTGATATCATTCCCGAAATTTCGAAAGTGGTTTTAAGTAAGCGGCCTAAAGATTCCCAGCCGTACCAGATTCCGGAAGTCTGTCCGTCATGCGGGCAGAAGCTGGTCCGGATAGAAGGCGAAGTAGCTTTGCGCTGCGTTAACCCATCTTGTCCGGCACAGGTTGAGGAAGAAATTACTCATTTTGCTTCTCGGCCGGCGATGGATATTGATGGCCTTGGTCCTAAGATTGTGCGGCAGCTGCTGCAGAATGATCTAGTTCATAATGTGGCCGATCTTTACCATCTTCAAGCAGATGATTTAGCTAAGCTTGCTCATTTTCAGGAAAAATCGATTAATAATCTGTTGACAGCGATTACTAAATCCAAGCAAAATTCGCTTGAGCTGCTGCTTACGGGTTTAGGAATTGACCACGTTGGTGCCAAAGTTGCCCGTCTATTGGCGCAAAAGTTTAAAAATATGGCAAAGATTATGGAAGCAGACGTGCAAGAAATTACGGCAATCGCTACAATAGGAATGACAATTGCTGAATCATTGACAACGTATTTTGCTCAGCCTGAGGTGATCAAGCTGATTCAGGAACTGCAGGATAGCGGCTTGAATATGGATTATCTGGGTGCGGATGAGCCGGCGGAAATTGCCGCCAATTTCTTTAAAGGAAAGACCGTGGTTTTAACGGGGAAATTAGCTCATTACAGCAGAAGTGAATTTACCAAAAAACTGCAGGCACTTGGCGCAAAGGTAACCGGTTCGGTCTCAAGCAAAACAGATTACGTTGTTTACGGAGAAGATGCGGGCTCCAAGTTGACAAAAGCAGAAAATTTAGGAGTTCCGCGCTTAACAGAGGAAGAAGCAATTGCGAAGATCGAATAA
- the pcrA gene encoding DNA helicase PcrA, which yields MSEEAILEGLNPEQKEAVTTTEGPLLVVAGAGSGKTSVLTRRIAYLVEENQVLPWNILAITFTNKAAAEMREREAKLLGPSAGNIWMSTFHALCVRILRRDADKIGYSHNFSIADSAEQLTLIKHIEKDRNINPKMYDPRGILSTISNGKNDLLTPDAFAAAASSPFEKVTAEVYHEYQKRLKDGQIMDFDDLIMQTLVLFKKDPTTLHYYQNKFRYLLVDEYQDTNQAQYELCHELAAQYKNICVVGDADQSIYGWRGANMENIMNFEHDYQKDGVKTVKLEQNYRSTGHILAAANSVIKNNRNRKAKNLWTDQGQGQKVSYYQAQSGDDEAHFIISKIQEKVDDKKNSYKDFAVLYRTNAQSRTVEEAFVKSNIPYQIVGGHKFYDRKEIMDIMAYLKLVANPADTMSFNRIINTPKRGIGAVTVDKFLNFATDNNFDLLTALTNVGQATISNRPVMKLSDFGSKLRDCINFAKSHSVTGLTEKILADFDYTSSLKAQHTIEADTRLENLDEFLSVTKRFDDQYEEADGSEPLSDFLAEVSLLSDQDDLEEQDDQVTLMTLHAAKGLEFPVVFLIGMEDGLFPLSRALLDDDQLEEERRLAYVGITRAKQELFLTNAYSRMMYGRLQNNQPSRFLEEISGDDLEVVNPNAANSMLDDAFQKQAAPFANRDERARAEVYTPRAKHAAGAVGAEKKGWNVGDQVEHKSWGRGVVTKVNGKGEDMELDIAFTGKGIKRLLAAFAPIKKI from the coding sequence ATGAGCGAAGAGGCAATTTTAGAGGGATTAAATCCAGAGCAAAAAGAGGCAGTTACAACAACTGAAGGACCGCTTTTGGTGGTTGCGGGTGCAGGCTCTGGCAAAACTTCAGTTTTGACGCGGCGAATTGCCTACCTGGTTGAAGAAAATCAAGTTTTACCCTGGAATATTCTAGCGATTACCTTCACCAATAAGGCGGCAGCCGAAATGCGTGAGCGGGAGGCTAAACTTCTCGGACCGTCTGCCGGCAATATCTGGATGTCAACGTTTCATGCTTTGTGTGTCCGAATTTTACGCCGTGATGCCGATAAAATCGGCTACAGTCATAACTTTTCGATTGCAGATTCGGCAGAACAGCTGACGTTAATCAAGCATATTGAAAAAGATCGGAATATTAACCCCAAGATGTATGATCCGCGCGGAATCTTGTCGACGATTTCTAATGGCAAAAATGATTTGCTGACGCCGGATGCATTTGCGGCAGCGGCATCTTCGCCTTTTGAAAAGGTGACGGCTGAGGTATATCACGAATACCAAAAGCGCCTTAAAGATGGGCAAATAATGGACTTTGATGACCTGATCATGCAGACGCTGGTTTTATTTAAAAAAGATCCGACAACATTGCATTATTATCAGAATAAATTCCGTTATCTGCTGGTTGATGAGTACCAGGATACCAATCAGGCCCAGTACGAGCTCTGCCACGAATTGGCAGCCCAATATAAGAATATTTGTGTCGTCGGGGATGCTGACCAGTCAATCTATGGCTGGCGCGGGGCCAACATGGAAAACATCATGAATTTTGAGCATGATTACCAGAAGGATGGTGTTAAAACCGTTAAGCTTGAGCAAAACTACCGCTCAACTGGTCACATTCTTGCTGCTGCTAATTCCGTGATTAAAAATAACCGTAACCGCAAGGCTAAGAATTTATGGACCGACCAGGGTCAGGGTCAAAAAGTTTCTTATTATCAGGCTCAGAGCGGGGATGATGAGGCCCACTTTATTATCAGCAAAATCCAGGAAAAGGTTGACGACAAGAAAAACAGTTACAAGGATTTTGCGGTTTTGTATCGGACCAACGCCCAGTCAAGAACGGTTGAGGAAGCTTTTGTAAAATCCAATATTCCCTACCAAATTGTCGGCGGGCACAAGTTCTATGACCGCAAAGAAATTATGGACATCATGGCTTATTTGAAATTGGTTGCTAATCCTGCCGATACAATGAGCTTTAACCGGATTATTAATACCCCTAAACGCGGCATCGGAGCGGTCACGGTTGATAAATTTTTGAATTTTGCAACCGACAATAATTTTGACCTGTTGACCGCCTTGACTAACGTCGGTCAGGCCACTATTTCCAATCGTCCGGTAATGAAACTGAGTGATTTTGGCAGCAAGCTGCGTGACTGCATTAATTTTGCTAAAAGTCATTCAGTAACCGGTTTGACTGAGAAAATTTTGGCGGATTTTGATTACACCAGCAGCCTCAAGGCGCAGCACACGATTGAGGCCGATACGCGCTTGGAAAACCTGGACGAATTTCTGTCAGTAACCAAGCGTTTTGATGATCAATATGAAGAAGCTGACGGCTCTGAGCCACTGAGTGACTTTTTGGCTGAGGTTTCGCTCTTAAGTGATCAGGATGATTTAGAAGAACAAGACGATCAGGTGACGCTGATGACTCTGCATGCAGCTAAGGGATTGGAATTTCCTGTGGTTTTCCTGATTGGAATGGAAGATGGCCTCTTTCCGCTGTCGCGGGCGCTGCTTGATGATGACCAGCTGGAAGAAGAACGGCGCTTGGCTTATGTCGGTATCACCCGAGCCAAGCAGGAATTGTTTTTAACTAATGCTTATTCACGGATGATGTATGGGCGGTTGCAGAATAATCAGCCGTCACGTTTCTTGGAAGAAATTTCCGGTGATGACTTAGAAGTAGTTAACCCGAATGCGGCGAACAGCATGTTAGATGATGCCTTTCAAAAGCAGGCGGCACCGTTTGCTAACCGTGATGAACGTGCACGGGCCGAGGTTTATACGCCGCGGGCTAAACACGCTGCCGGTGCCGTCGGTGCAGAAAAAAAAGGTTGGAATGTTGGCGACCAGGTGGAACACAAATCCTGGGGCCGCGGTGTTGTGACCAAGGTCAACGGCAAAGGTGAAGACATGGAACTGGATATTGCCTTTACCGGTAAGGGAATTAAGCGGCTGTTGGCTGCTTTTGCCCCAATTAAAAAGATTTAA
- a CDS encoding glycosyltransferase family 32 protein — protein MIPKIIHYVWVGGNPKPKNIQRCMKTWQKHLQGYKIIEWNEDNFDINENKYVAQAYKAKKWAFVSDYIRAKAVYDMGGIYFDTDVLVLDDLQDLLKNRAFVGFENPANPFTAVFGAEKGHPLIKDMLDYYDDRNFAFDKQDQLAGVNTISVSNILKEKYGVKANNQEQVVKDGIHVYPDGILCNPSPNSKTIHIFTGTWMEGAKPLKRKLVTALKVRIKTKKEAGLYAKVFR, from the coding sequence ATGATTCCCAAAATTATTCATTATGTCTGGGTTGGTGGCAATCCTAAGCCCAAAAACATTCAGCGCTGCATGAAAACCTGGCAGAAGCATTTGCAGGGCTACAAAATTATTGAATGGAACGAAGATAATTTTGATATCAATGAAAATAAGTATGTTGCGCAGGCATACAAGGCCAAGAAGTGGGCCTTTGTTTCTGATTATATTCGGGCTAAAGCTGTATACGATATGGGTGGAATCTATTTCGATACCGATGTTCTGGTGCTGGACGATTTACAGGATTTGCTCAAGAACCGGGCCTTTGTTGGTTTTGAAAATCCGGCTAACCCGTTTACCGCTGTTTTTGGTGCTGAAAAGGGGCACCCGTTAATCAAGGATATGCTGGATTATTATGACGACCGTAATTTTGCATTTGACAAGCAGGATCAGCTTGCAGGAGTTAATACGATTTCGGTTTCTAATATTCTAAAAGAAAAGTACGGTGTTAAAGCCAATAACCAAGAGCAAGTAGTCAAGGATGGTATTCATGTGTATCCCGATGGGATTTTATGCAACCCGTCGCCTAATTCAAAAACAATCCACATCTTTACCGGTACATGGATGGAAGGGGCCAAGCCGCTTAAGCGCAAGCTGGTGACGGCACTCAAGGTGCGGATTAAGACCAAAAAAGAAGCGGGTTTATATGCGAAAGTTTTTAGATAA
- a CDS encoding CamS family sex pheromone protein, with the protein MKKFFRVLLLLASAVSLSACGNLKNSSLANNSKTTSSTKTKTYQTTETGNGGYTVLLKDGHYVISPIAGLTATTNDNSVDTREFERGLIQISKSQYSTSSYVFQEGQYLSTSTVNDWLARKAPSNKTGLNPALGSKKQYNPYYLEEILEQDYLTGSGSSYRLGGMSIGLAMNSVDYYQKVKDGPEYQEDISRSDQKDYGQQIADQIVARLRKQKDLRDIPLTIGLFSKTSKDSLVGGTYFLYGTAAANSSKITSWKPVSQQTEVLPTVGNAKAINSSDASSFNSFKEAIQNYFPNISGVTATLRYENGKLAQENIAVTTQFYGYEQVQSFTRLALSTAKKYLPSSVPLEIKIGSVNNVQALIAKETADSDYQVHIYGGE; encoded by the coding sequence GTGAAAAAATTTTTTCGGGTATTATTATTGCTTGCTTCGGCCGTTAGTTTAAGTGCCTGCGGCAATTTGAAAAATTCTAGTCTGGCTAACAATTCGAAAACGACATCCAGCACCAAGACGAAAACGTATCAAACGACTGAAACAGGTAACGGCGGCTATACCGTGCTGCTCAAAGACGGACACTATGTGATCAGTCCGATTGCGGGCTTAACAGCCACAACCAATGATAATTCTGTTGATACGCGGGAATTTGAACGGGGACTTATTCAGATTTCTAAGAGCCAGTATTCTACAAGCTCCTATGTTTTCCAGGAAGGACAATATTTGAGCACCTCAACGGTAAATGATTGGTTGGCAAGAAAGGCACCGTCTAATAAAACCGGTTTGAATCCAGCGCTGGGCAGTAAAAAGCAATATAATCCGTATTATTTGGAAGAAATTCTTGAGCAGGATTACCTGACGGGTTCGGGCTCAAGTTATCGTCTTGGCGGAATGAGTATTGGTCTAGCAATGAATTCCGTTGATTATTACCAAAAAGTTAAAGATGGGCCTGAATATCAGGAAGATATTTCCCGTTCTGACCAAAAGGACTATGGTCAGCAAATTGCTGATCAAATAGTTGCTCGTTTGCGCAAACAGAAAGACTTAAGGGATATTCCTCTGACAATTGGCCTTTTTTCAAAAACGAGCAAAGATTCATTAGTTGGTGGAACTTACTTTTTGTACGGGACAGCGGCCGCTAATAGTAGTAAAATAACTAGTTGGAAACCTGTTTCACAGCAAACGGAAGTTTTACCAACAGTTGGTAATGCAAAAGCAATTAACAGCAGTGATGCTTCAAGTTTTAACAGTTTTAAGGAAGCCATTCAGAATTATTTTCCTAATATCAGCGGAGTTACAGCAACCTTGCGCTATGAAAATGGTAAATTAGCTCAAGAAAATATTGCGGTGACTACCCAATTTTATGGTTATGAACAGGTGCAGAGTTTTACCAGGCTGGCATTGTCGACGGCAAAGAAATATTTGCCAAGCAGTGTTCCTTTGGAAATAAAGATTGGTTCTGTTAATAATGTTCAGGCACTGATTGCAAAAGAAACAGCAGATAGTGATTATCAAGTCCATATTTATGGCGGTGAATAA
- a CDS encoding SprT family protein has translation MNEKELQKLVEEISLQCFGRPFLHQVKINRRMTTTGGRYHLSDHHLEINAHFLVSQYRAELIGIIKHELCHYHLHLLGLGSNHRDPEFKFLLAKVGGSLYAPDIGLRRKQKVNYIYVCQDCGSKYQRVRRINLRRYRCGKCGGQLCLQ, from the coding sequence ATGAATGAAAAGGAACTACAAAAATTAGTTGAAGAAATCTCCTTGCAATGTTTTGGCCGGCCGTTTTTACATCAGGTCAAAATCAATCGGCGCATGACAACAACGGGTGGACGCTATCATCTTAGTGACCACCACCTGGAAATTAATGCGCATTTTTTAGTGTCGCAATACCGGGCAGAACTTATTGGTATTATCAAGCACGAATTGTGTCACTACCATTTACACCTGCTTGGGCTAGGTTCTAATCATCGTGATCCCGAATTTAAATTTTTGCTCGCTAAAGTCGGCGGCAGCCTATATGCTCCTGATATTGGTTTAAGGCGCAAACAGAAGGTAAATTATATTTACGTTTGCCAAGATTGTGGCAGCAAATATCAACGGGTTCGTCGGATTAATCTTCGTCGCTACCGCTGCGGTAAATGTGGCGGACAGCTATGCTTACAGTAG
- a CDS encoding CDP-glycerol glycerophosphotransferase family protein has product MKSFLFRLYLAVMKFCARLVPMKDKHIVILNGAGRSGSNGYLFYKYLRSNQPDYDVSLVEPWPSSHLPWSVWRRIGAAKYVITTHQPFKVHKGQVNVQFWHGVPLKRMGLMAFNTKRRDNHRNAKLWRKQTDIMCSSSDLYETLMSACIGIEAVKYQKLGFPRLDSLQQPIISKEQLLKDLFAAVDKQAQIGIYMPTFRYELADSSVMVKIKAGNFFAFADFSGDELNSALKTQHQYLIVKLHPYEMRLFSDLNSHYSNIAFLNNSYLEQHDYDLYELLGDTDFLMTDFSSIYFDYLHLDKPIIFITNYLVQYEKTRGLLLGPYKEVVPGQCVETQAELLAGLQNLDNKKWQQKRAYWLALTDQVNSSNNCADIFAGMTGKY; this is encoded by the coding sequence ATGAAAAGTTTTTTGTTTCGGCTGTATTTAGCAGTGATGAAATTTTGCGCACGGCTGGTGCCAATGAAGGATAAGCACATTGTCATTCTGAATGGTGCGGGCAGATCAGGGTCAAACGGCTATCTCTTTTATAAGTATCTGCGGTCAAATCAACCTGATTATGATGTTTCGCTGGTTGAACCATGGCCCTCATCGCATCTGCCATGGAGTGTTTGGCGCAGAATAGGTGCGGCTAAATATGTGATTACAACCCACCAGCCATTTAAGGTACATAAAGGCCAAGTCAATGTGCAGTTTTGGCATGGCGTGCCGCTGAAACGCATGGGTTTGATGGCATTTAATACCAAGCGGCGTGACAATCACCGTAATGCTAAATTATGGCGTAAACAGACCGATATTATGTGCTCCAGTTCGGATTTATATGAAACATTAATGAGTGCCTGCATTGGCATTGAAGCTGTTAAGTACCAGAAATTAGGTTTTCCCCGGCTTGATAGTTTGCAGCAGCCGATTATTTCTAAAGAGCAGCTGCTGAAAGATTTATTTGCTGCTGTGGATAAGCAGGCGCAAATCGGCATTTATATGCCCACATTTCGCTACGAGTTAGCTGACTCCAGTGTGATGGTAAAAATTAAAGCTGGTAATTTTTTTGCCTTTGCTGACTTCAGTGGTGATGAGCTAAATAGTGCATTAAAAACGCAGCACCAATACCTGATTGTTAAACTGCATCCCTATGAAATGCGGCTGTTCTCTGACCTGAATAGTCATTATTCTAATATTGCATTTTTGAATAACAGTTACTTGGAACAACATGATTATGATTTATACGAACTATTAGGTGATACAGACTTTTTAATGACGGATTTTTCTTCCATTTACTTTGACTATCTGCATTTGGATAAGCCGATTATCTTTATCACTAATTACTTGGTACAATATGAAAAAACACGAGGACTGCTTCTGGGGCCTTATAAAGAAGTAGTGCCGGGCCAATGTGTTGAAACACAAGCAGAATTGTTAGCTGGTCTGCAAAACTTAGATAATAAAAAGTGGCAGCAAAAACGGGCATACTGGTTGGCGCTAACTGATCAGGTAAATTCTTCAAATAATTGTGCTGACATCTTTGCAGGGATGACGGGAAAATATTAG